One part of the Terrimicrobium sacchariphilum genome encodes these proteins:
- a CDS encoding type II secretion system protein, translated as MEPRIFFKSSRNVAADTGLSKVSLRAGVGAFSLMEMMITVAIIGTLAALCMPAWTKIKDNSMRARDVSNLRGQAMAVLAYAGEHDGVLPGRINRGVAIPSTVTTDSKRTYYLSTVLIDAGYCSKDDKIWKTVCGYGADQFGVAYVVNSGKSSVPTYFFGNRSSTAGATTYDPKRIVSLKSNLDPDKDPKGKDEEPLSQIWMITNADGENYNSSTTGGLSNSLSEDVRTPWGGRHYVYFDAHVEFKRSGEYPSVN; from the coding sequence ATGGAGCCAAGGATCTTTTTCAAATCGAGCCGCAACGTTGCGGCAGACACCGGACTGAGCAAGGTCAGTCTTCGCGCTGGCGTAGGCGCGTTCTCTCTCATGGAGATGATGATCACCGTGGCCATCATCGGCACGCTCGCCGCCCTGTGCATGCCAGCCTGGACGAAGATCAAGGACAACTCGATGCGCGCCCGCGATGTTAGTAACCTCCGGGGGCAGGCCATGGCGGTATTAGCCTATGCGGGCGAGCACGATGGGGTCCTGCCCGGCCGCATCAATCGTGGCGTGGCCATCCCCAGTACGGTGACAACCGATTCCAAGCGCACCTATTATCTCAGCACCGTGCTTATCGATGCCGGCTACTGCTCAAAGGATGACAAGATCTGGAAGACGGTCTGCGGGTACGGCGCGGACCAGTTTGGCGTGGCCTACGTGGTGAATAGCGGCAAGTCCTCCGTCCCCACCTATTTCTTCGGCAATCGCAGCAGCACCGCCGGGGCAACCACCTACGATCCCAAGAGGATCGTGAGCCTCAAATCCAACCTCGATCCCGATAAAGATCCCAAGGGCAAGGATGAGGAGCCGCTGAGCCAGATTTGGATGATCACCAATGCCGACGGGGAAAACTACAACTCCTCCACCACCGGCGGTCTCTCCAACTCTCTCAGTGAAGATGTCCGCACACCCTGGGGCGGCCGTCACTACGTCTATTTCGATGCTCACGTGGAATTCAAAAGAAGCGGCGAGTATCCATCTGTAAACTAA
- a CDS encoding gamma-glutamyltransferase family protein: MHISIPSRGTLMGFLLGSLVFIQAADASIRVESREGVIVSGSEESTKAGIQILKEGGTAADAAVAVSFTLGVSEPFNSGLGGKLIALYYEAKTQKVYCIEALNQAPEDLDMPAVLKLSQKDREKGYRSACVPGVVAGIAAMHDTWGKLPWKACVEPAVEAARDGYAVPAKQLTAYREKFDLLMEDPEARSIYLPGDRIPSAGDVIKNPDLARTLERIANDGPGEFYHGETAKQLIAASLNGGGWFSERDFADYRANKLTPLSVDYAGKVIYSSPAPLTGGAIVLLTLKSLEQNKAANHDQPLSRERVDSVARVLQQIYPIVAGAFANTPESEKTSGSILKQSTYAGIWKRASSADPRTPFPDASSRSAVSEETNGSTTHFIVVDQEGNIACVTQSLAHHFGSGVVAPGTGILLNNCMSNFSFSSPRAINYVQPGKRPRSTMAPTIVLDNGRPLLALGSPASQRIPTGIYQVLSAVLDYQQTLADAIDEPRFHTRSRRSSNEPPNVIDLEEGFDSGTGAELSEAHWDIQSKSRKSYYFGGVNAVRFLPDGRREAVADDRRTNWPEAQ, from the coding sequence ATGCACATATCCATCCCCTCGCGGGGGACCCTCATGGGGTTCCTCCTGGGTTCCCTTGTCTTCATCCAGGCCGCCGATGCCTCCATCCGGGTGGAATCCCGCGAAGGAGTGATTGTCTCCGGCAGCGAGGAATCGACGAAGGCAGGAATCCAGATTCTCAAGGAAGGCGGTACTGCCGCCGATGCCGCCGTGGCCGTCTCATTCACGCTGGGCGTCTCGGAGCCGTTCAACTCCGGATTGGGTGGAAAGCTCATCGCACTCTACTACGAGGCAAAGACGCAGAAGGTCTATTGCATAGAGGCACTGAACCAGGCGCCGGAGGATCTGGACATGCCAGCGGTCCTCAAGCTTTCCCAAAAAGATCGCGAAAAAGGCTATCGCAGCGCCTGCGTGCCCGGAGTCGTCGCTGGCATCGCTGCGATGCATGACACCTGGGGCAAGCTCCCGTGGAAGGCTTGCGTGGAGCCCGCCGTGGAGGCGGCCAGGGATGGCTATGCCGTCCCGGCCAAGCAGCTCACCGCCTACCGTGAAAAGTTTGACCTCCTGATGGAGGACCCCGAGGCGCGCTCGATCTATCTGCCGGGAGACCGCATTCCCAGCGCTGGCGATGTCATCAAGAATCCCGACCTCGCCAGGACCCTCGAGCGAATCGCCAATGACGGGCCCGGGGAGTTCTACCATGGCGAAACCGCGAAGCAACTTATCGCGGCCTCGCTTAATGGAGGCGGATGGTTCTCCGAGCGGGACTTCGCCGATTACCGCGCCAACAAACTCACCCCGCTCTCGGTCGACTACGCCGGGAAGGTGATCTACAGCAGCCCGGCTCCCCTCACCGGAGGAGCGATCGTCCTTCTCACGCTCAAGTCGCTCGAACAGAACAAGGCCGCCAATCACGACCAGCCCCTCAGCCGCGAGCGAGTGGATTCCGTCGCCCGTGTCCTCCAGCAGATCTATCCGATCGTCGCGGGAGCATTCGCCAATACTCCAGAGTCGGAGAAAACCTCCGGCAGCATCCTCAAACAATCCACCTATGCGGGGATCTGGAAGCGGGCCTCCAGCGCCGACCCGCGAACGCCATTCCCGGACGCCAGCTCCCGCAGCGCGGTTTCAGAGGAGACCAATGGCAGCACGACGCACTTCATTGTCGTCGACCAGGAGGGTAACATTGCCTGCGTGACGCAGTCGCTCGCTCACCACTTTGGATCTGGCGTGGTCGCACCCGGCACAGGCATCCTGCTCAACAATTGCATGTCCAACTTCAGTTTCTCGTCCCCGCGAGCAATCAACTATGTGCAGCCCGGTAAACGTCCACGCAGCACGATGGCCCCTACGATCGTGCTCGATAATGGCCGGCCTCTGCTTGCGCTCGGGTCCCCGGCTTCGCAGCGCATCCCGACTGGCATTTACCAGGTTTTGAGCGCTGTGCTGGATTACCAGCAGACTCTCGCAGATGCGATCGACGAACCAAGGTTTCACACCCGCAGCCGCCGCTCCTCAAATGAACCGCCAAATGTGATCGACCTCGAGGAGGGGTTTGATTCCGGCACTGGAGCGGAACTGAGTGAGGCTCACTGGGATATTCAGTCCAAGAGCCGCAAGTCCTACTACTTCGGAGGAGTCAATGCTGTCCGGTTCCTGCCTGATGGTCGGCGGGAAGCCGTGGCCGACGACCGGAGAACCAACTGGCCGGAGGCCCAATAA